From Spirochaetota bacterium, one genomic window encodes:
- a CDS encoding TatD family hydrolase, with product MFIDSHVHFDLCLENKDLSEENLIDELQKNDICYAVHVSIDNNGLSWAYEFSKRHKGVFYSIGIHPSSKAGVDDLHQVSAFINRIMSSGDSMDLFGIGETGLDFYRMNQPRDIQIRSFEYQVGLAKKWDLPLIVHSRDAFDETIRVLREKSPNSGIMHCFSGDRAMATRILDLGLYISFAGNLTYKNAHNLHDAASFIPLDMILLETDAPFLTPVPFRGKRNRPKYVKHTYEYLAILRNESLLRVEDSLYQNFTNLLKNRGGK from the coding sequence ATGTTTATAGACTCACACGTTCATTTTGATCTTTGTCTTGAGAATAAAGATCTTTCAGAGGAGAATTTAATCGATGAACTTCAGAAGAATGATATATGTTATGCAGTTCATGTATCCATTGATAATAATGGATTAAGTTGGGCTTATGAGTTTTCGAAGCGACATAAAGGGGTCTTCTACTCAATCGGCATTCACCCCTCTTCAAAGGCAGGGGTGGATGATCTCCATCAAGTCTCTGCTTTTATTAATAGGATAATGTCATCAGGTGACTCCATGGATCTGTTTGGCATTGGTGAAACAGGATTGGATTTTTATAGGATGAATCAGCCAAGAGATATACAAATTCGTTCATTTGAATATCAGGTGGGGTTAGCTAAAAAATGGGATTTACCTCTCATTGTTCATTCAAGGGATGCCTTTGATGAAACAATAAGGGTTTTAAGGGAGAAATCTCCAAATAGTGGAATAATGCATTGCTTTTCTGGAGATAGGGCTATGGCAACTAGAATCCTTGATCTTGGATTATATATATCATTTGCAGGTAATCTTACATACAAAAATGCTCACAATCTTCATGATGCGGCTTCCTTTATCCCCTTGGATATGATTCTGTTAGAGACTGATGCCCCCTTTCTAACCCCTGTACCCTTTCGGGGAAAGAGGAATAGACCTAAATATGTCAAACATACATATGAGTATCTTGCAATACTGAGGAATGAGAGTTTATTGAGAGTAGAGGATAGCTTATATCAAAATTTTACTAATCTTCTCAAAAACAGGGGAGGGAAGTGA
- a CDS encoding STAS domain-containing protein, producing the protein MSYSNFSELKMRIKIHKEEGLSIIKLIGRYDIEEVYDFDILFQNQIDMNVSVIALNLAELRYIDSSGIGSLIRSKNTAMKNGIEFLCYNLHKDIVYTFQLSKIDQFLTILSEDEFLNKYVTIFDVG; encoded by the coding sequence ATCAGTTATTCTAACTTCTCAGAATTGAAAATGAGGATCAAAATCCACAAAGAAGAAGGCCTCTCAATCATAAAGCTCATAGGCAGATATGACATAGAAGAGGTATATGATTTCGACATATTATTCCAAAATCAGATTGACATGAATGTCTCTGTCATTGCGCTCAACTTGGCTGAATTGAGATACATCGATTCCTCAGGAATCGGCTCTTTGATTAGAAGCAAGAATACTGCAATGAAAAATGGTATTGAATTCCTCTGTTACAATCTTCACAAGGATATTGTATACACTTTTCAACTCTCAAAAATTGATCAATTTCTCACTATCCTTTCTGAGGATGAATTTCTTAATAAATATGTCACTATTTTTGATGTCGGATAA
- a CDS encoding DUF3015 family protein, whose translation MKRFLFVLGVCLFVIALGAASYAVPKSNVGCGIGTMIFEKQDGLISQLCATTTNGICGNQTFGITSGTLECEKAPGIASNERLNIFVADNMDNLAKDIAKGNGEYLNTLAVLMEVSEGDRTHFYNKLQSNFSNIYTSDKVTNTQVLNNIEAVLSQG comes from the coding sequence ATGAAAAGGTTTTTATTTGTCTTAGGAGTTTGTCTTTTCGTGATTGCTTTAGGAGCAGCATCATACGCAGTCCCCAAAAGCAACGTGGGTTGCGGTATTGGAACGATGATTTTCGAAAAGCAGGATGGACTGATCTCACAACTCTGTGCTACTACTACTAATGGCATCTGTGGTAATCAGACATTCGGGATCACCTCAGGCACATTGGAATGTGAAAAAGCTCCAGGTATAGCGTCAAATGAGAGATTGAATATCTTTGTTGCTGACAATATGGATAATCTTGCAAAAGACATAGCGAAAGGAAATGGCGAGTATCTCAATACACTAGCAGTCTTAATGGAAGTCTCTGAAGGTGATAGAACTCATTTCTATAATAAATTGCAGTCAAACTTTTCTAATATATATACTTCAGATAAGGTTACAAATACTCAAGTGCTAAATAATATTGAGGCTGTATTATCGCAAGGGTAA
- a CDS encoding DUF4105 domain-containing protein: protein MKSCYSRYGFIYKSVSFFILITLLISTDLMLINTNAEETSYVDDLIESAIKKELYKDKYWHILLHYKKNIFGIRSLIDDPKFFLSKDGKHNPQKELKATIRAFFKHSNDEGAHPICRFMARFTWLKEKLDLDESQLPEYTCKRYNDILESIKPKSASIIFPTSYVNSPASMFGHTLIIIESDNKSKLLSHAVNYSALTDESFGLFFAFRGIFGLYKGYFSVLPYYKKVLEYSDFNQRDIWEYRLNLTEREVIRMVMHLTELENIYSDYFFFDENCSYNLLFLLDAAKPSLALTDNLGWWVIPIDTIRDVKEMGLIEEIDYRPSKSTRINHIASLLSKRNKELASSIIDGEVEADTILQNNLQKEEQINICDLITEYIQYKYTKKRIQKEEYSRIFIKILKIRSELGEPDENRYRIPSPGQPDEGHKSSRISIGIGIKEELFQEIGYRAAYHDLLDPDEGYIQGSQIQFCNIKLRYYNCENRIKLQKIDFIDVLSISPWNKFFMPISWKITTGLKQKDLSDEKDNLIFQLNPGGGLAYEFPFIGLCYFMIETNLNLSGKLENNYSTGIGCSFGLLNNLTDYWKIHLYSKNYYYGLGDRHKEYDLALHQRIKLTTNNTCNLEFLWTNVFDTWHKELTLSWNLFF, encoded by the coding sequence TTGAAATCCTGTTACTCAAGATACGGATTTATTTATAAATCCGTATCTTTTTTTATATTAATCACATTATTGATCTCTACTGATTTGATGCTAATCAACACAAATGCGGAAGAAACTTCCTATGTTGATGATCTAATCGAATCAGCCATAAAAAAAGAATTATACAAAGATAAATATTGGCACATCCTTTTACACTATAAAAAGAATATTTTTGGCATAAGGAGCCTCATAGATGATCCGAAATTCTTCCTATCAAAAGATGGAAAACATAATCCCCAAAAAGAACTTAAGGCAACCATTAGAGCGTTTTTCAAGCATAGTAATGATGAGGGTGCCCATCCCATCTGCAGATTCATGGCTAGATTTACCTGGCTTAAGGAAAAATTAGACCTCGATGAATCACAGCTTCCAGAGTATACCTGTAAGAGATATAATGATATCTTGGAGAGTATAAAGCCTAAATCTGCCTCAATAATCTTTCCAACCTCATATGTAAACAGTCCGGCTTCTATGTTTGGACATACACTAATTATTATTGAATCTGATAATAAGAGTAAGCTTTTGTCACACGCTGTAAATTATTCTGCATTAACTGACGAATCCTTTGGTCTCTTTTTTGCTTTTAGGGGAATTTTTGGGTTATATAAGGGTTACTTCTCAGTGCTTCCATATTACAAAAAAGTGCTTGAATATAGTGACTTTAACCAGAGAGATATATGGGAATATAGACTAAACCTCACCGAGAGAGAGGTCATCAGGATGGTAATGCATTTAACTGAATTGGAAAATATATACTCTGACTACTTCTTTTTTGATGAGAATTGCTCATATAACCTATTGTTCTTATTAGACGCGGCAAAACCATCTTTAGCTTTAACTGATAATCTCGGTTGGTGGGTTATTCCCATAGACACAATCAGAGATGTAAAGGAGATGGGATTAATTGAAGAGATTGACTATAGACCCTCAAAATCAACAAGAATAAATCATATCGCTTCTTTACTCAGTAAAAGGAATAAGGAGCTAGCCTCATCGATAATTGATGGTGAGGTTGAAGCGGACACCATTTTACAAAATAATTTACAAAAAGAAGAACAGATAAATATATGTGATCTAATTACGGAATACATTCAATATAAATATACAAAAAAACGGATACAAAAGGAGGAGTATTCCCGTATATTTATTAAAATCCTCAAAATCAGAAGCGAATTGGGAGAACCCGATGAAAATAGATATAGAATTCCATCCCCAGGCCAACCGGACGAAGGACATAAATCAAGCCGAATAAGCATTGGTATAGGGATAAAAGAAGAACTCTTTCAAGAGATAGGGTACAGGGCAGCATACCATGACCTCTTGGATCCTGATGAAGGATATATACAGGGTTCACAAATCCAATTCTGTAATATTAAGCTAAGATATTATAATTGCGAAAATAGGATTAAGCTACAAAAAATAGATTTTATAGATGTTTTATCAATATCGCCATGGAATAAGTTCTTTATGCCTATTTCATGGAAAATTACGACAGGACTCAAACAAAAAGACCTTTCTGATGAAAAGGACAACCTGATCTTTCAACTCAATCCTGGAGGAGGACTCGCCTATGAGTTTCCCTTTATAGGGCTCTGTTATTTCATGATAGAGACAAACCTAAATTTATCTGGTAAACTTGAGAATAACTACTCAACAGGTATAGGATGTTCATTTGGATTATTGAATAATCTTACAGACTACTGGAAGATTCACCTATATTCAAAGAATTATTACTATGGATTAGGAGATAGGCATAAGGAATATGATTTGGCTCTTCATCAAAGAATAAAACTGACCACAAATAACACCTGTAATCTTGAATTTTTATGGACAAATGTATTCGATACTTGGCATAAAGAGTTAACATTAAGCTGGAATTTGTTCTTCTAA